Genomic DNA from Oncorhynchus tshawytscha isolate Ot180627B linkage group LG04, Otsh_v2.0, whole genome shotgun sequence:
GCGGGGATTGAAGGAGATCTGGATAGTGGGTGTGGTCTGCAGGCTGTGAGTGGCcatcatcctgtgtgtgtgtcccatggCTGGGCTGGAAGAGTCGTCTGATGATTCAGAGGAGTTTGACCAGACTGTACCATTCTCCAGCTCCCCTGGTCTCCTCAATAGAGACTACAGAGAATGATaaatgagagagggaaggggaggaggcagaggaagagagaaagatataaCAGCCAAGTCCATCTGACAAAATatggaaaacaaaaatatatttatttccatCTGGAAAGGAGAATTTAAATTCCTATTTTGATGACCCGGTGTTGCTGTCACACACTTATCTTGGCTAAAACACCATTAATGACAGAACAATTATACCAGAACTGCACACTGAATATTCACTTTAAATACAAACATGCTTTTCAATATATCTGAAGGATAAAATAATCAAATTCCGTAGATGGCACTGCATTTCAGAAAATTGCAATGATCAGACTACATGGACCAAGGCTCACTCACTGGCTAGTTCACATTTACCAAGTACAGAACACTGAAAATCATGACTTGACTACAAACCACCACACACTAACCAGACCACCATATTTCAACTACAGACAACCACACTTCTTCAACTGTATGCAGCCACACACCAACTGTGAGTGGACGCGGCTGGGTGGAGAGAGCCTGTCTGCCAAGGTGTCACGGAACACCTCCAAAGTTGACCAGCGTTGGCCCAGTCTGGCCCTGCTCCGAGGAGAAATGCTCTTCAGCGCAGCGAGGAAGAGGGAGAAATTGGACTACTACTCAACCACTATTAAACAGCTAAGAGAACCACAGCTACATTCATACTCATTTCTGTTCTCACACATATCACTGGTACCTTCATTCACTCCACAACCAGATCTCCACTATTCACACAACTCACTGCTATCCTCACACACTTCTCTCCTACATTTACATAGCTCACCAATACACTCACACGGTCCACAACCCGATCTtgtacactcacacactcctctCCTACACAGCTCACTGATTCACACACCTCTACTACAATCACACCACTgctacctctacaaacacagcaGTCAGGGGGAAGCTGAAACAGAACAAACTAATAATAGAGAGTAGTAATCAATGGTTATAATTACATCAATAAAACAATACAATATTTAGGTTTTCCAGACAATTATGAACTGCTGACTTAAGCATAGGTTAAagctggggagagaggcagggaggccaAGGTATGACTCACATAAAACACCTGCTCGCGCATGGAAGGTGTGTCTGGAGGGCTCTGATTGGACAAAAAGCGCTTGGAAACCGTACTGGAGGACGAGGTCTGGTCATCTTTATCAAacggactgagagagagagaaggatagtgtgagagagagggcaatATAATTACATTAGAGATGTAATTTTATAGAAACAGCTGTATCGTGTGTTTATTACTACTGACAAACGTATGAGTCAGTCTTAACACAAACAGTACTCTTTCTCTTCACAAATGGCCTGGTTTGGCTATCACCAATAGAATGGGGAGATAGATGAAGGTGGAACAGGGGTTGAGGTGGAGAAAGGTGAGACAGGGAGAAGTGGTAAACAGGGATGATTGAGGTGAGACTGACCTCCAGTTGACCTCTAGGTTCAGTTTTACTGTCCCCAAGTCGTTGATATCCACGGCAACCGTCTGAGGCAGCGGACAGAACAGGTCGAGTGTCTCACAAGACACACTGCCAACCACCACGTGATTGGCCAAGCTCTTCAGCTCAGTCACCTTGGCAACCATAACGGACAATAAACCACAGTCAGTTGAATGGTGGCGGTAAGTTATGTTTTTTAGGACTATTGTTAAGTTCTGGGTATTTTTGCTGTTTGTGTACAATAATGCGATAATAACATAGCAATACAGTAATAACAGTTATTATAAACATGTTTATAATATCAATATGTTAttataaacacaaacacattcatcCAGAGTTAATTACAGTAAATACTGATTTGATCATAAACACTATCATGCTCCATCCAAAGGGCTTTCTCACCTTGATTGACAGGAGCTCTGTGATGAGAGGCAGGAAGACATTGTCCTCACTGTCCCACACTTGTTTACTGCTGACCTCCACACGACCTTTCATCCGCCAGCGCTGACGCCCGTAACGCATCAGGACCTGGGGGTCAAGGGTACCATCAGTGCCTCATGTGTGTGCGCAtactgcatgtgtgtatgtgtcagtgtgtgtccattAGTTATTCTCACCTCATATTGGTCTCCTGCACACAACCGTGCATAGCCAACCAGACCTGCAGTACAGGAGACATACAGTTACAGCACATAACATATGCTCACAGGGAGAACACTAGaatgagagcgagaaagagagcgaggaggtgGTAAGAACAGATGGGATTGAGGGCCAGAACAAATTGGTGGGAGAAGAGGGGGTAAGTGGAGGGTGAGAAAATTACTCACCTTTCATCTTGATATGAAACTCTCCCATCTGGTTCTCCAGTTCACTCTCCAGGGAACACATGTGCTGCAGagagacacaagagagagagagagagagagagaatgagtcatTCATATCAATAATATTCTGACGTTTGTTGTCAGAGCAACATTACATTGCAGTCAAACTCTTATTTCTGATAAGTTACTTATTTCAAGACTTACTTTACGTTCTGTAAACGGCTGTTTTAAACATTAAAAGGCGCTATTGAAAGAGCGAATAGCCTTGTTCTCTAACACATCTCCCCAGTGTACCCATAAGCCCCTGCCCCTTACCTCAGTGTACTCCCTGTAGCCCCTGTTGGCCTCATTCAGGCTCTCCCGTGCCTCCTTGCTCCCTGTGGCAGAGTTAAAGGCTGCCACCATCTTGCTGGCCCCATCCCGCAGCCGCCGCTGCATACAGTAAGCATCGTACAGCTCCTCTACCTGGAACGTTACAGCAACATTACAGCTGTGCAGAAACACTATGGTGATGCAGACCTGAAAAGCTCCTTAATCTGCTACCAAAAAGTATTAGAAATGGTTATACTATAACAAAACAGAGTCTACTCTGTAGTTACAACATTATGACAACACTATGACAAATGTATGGCTAACAGGTATCTTACTGCActgcagatgcacacacacacactcaaagtcATACCTTGCTGAGGTGGAACTCTAAGCGACGCATAAATCTCTCTATGGCCTTCACTTGCTGATAAAGCACAAAGATCAAAGACAAGTTATTCAGTAATTAAATCACCCCAAAATGTACATATTCATTAGTTTATTAATAGAGTTGTGAATTAATACAGTCATCTCCCCTGGTGTGATTGAAACCCACCTTATCCAACTCATACAGAGACCCctgcagagagaggaagggaggcatATAACAGTTAACATCACCTTGCACACAGTATTACTCTAACAGACTGTCCTAAGAAATTAAACGTCCCCTAAGTCGGAAGTTGCGAGTGGCATTGGCTAGTGTGATGATGATGGGTTAGTAGTACTGGTGTGATTGGTGGTGTGTGTTCTCACCAGACGGccatttctcttgctctctctgatCTGCTGCCCCAGGCTGTCCAGCTCCAGCTGGTGGACCTGCAGGAATGACCTGAGAAcacagcattgtgatgtcatttcctGTTTCACTTTGAACCATTTCCTGTCTCGCTGTCGACCTGTCTGTTACAACAGCCAGgccagtcgtgtgtgtgtgtgtgtgtgtgtgtgtgtgtgtgtgtgtgtgtgtgtgtgtgtgtgctcactgtAGGCCTCTCCTCAGTGCAGAGTACACCTCGTCCAGCCGCTCAGGCTGAGGTATTTTAGGGGTTGGGTTCTTGGTAGAACCTGTAAACATCCTGGTTCTTTAGATGGCGATGCCGTGAacttaacacagagagagaaagatactttGTAATAGACATAGTGGAGTACTgaagattaagagagagagagacaacacacacacatgcaatggTGTTTGCTCGTCGTGGCTTCGTACTCCACAGGGGGTGAAGAGGATAAGTGACTAGTACACACACAGgcagccagacacacagacacaatgagTAGATTTGGCTCAATGAGGAAGATAAAGTCACAGTTCACAGACACTGCAGGATGGACTTGCTTTTGTCTGTATGCCAGCCGTCAGTGCGTTACAGCATTCAGGTGTGgagagtgtctgtgtgcatgtgtcttaCCTGTGGAGTTAAGGTGGACCGCCCCTACTGCATGCTGGGGACGATGTAGCACGGTGGGGAGGCTTCCACAGATCCTAGGACACGTCCTGTATGTAAAGGAACAGGAGGGAAGACATTACAGGTTGCACACGcacgctctctttctccccttacTCTCTACCATACTCCATCCCATAGCTTATTTTCAAAAGCATCCTTTCCttcattttttaatttcacctttatttaaccaggtaagctagttgagaacaagttctcatgacCGTTGATGAGAAAGGACTAGATAAGTGATATTGTATAAGACAAAATGCGTATGGGAAAGGAGAGCCATTTAACAGACCATAGCCTAGCTCCCACCCACTtacttcccctccttccctcagaGCTTGTCTGCTGTGTCGTGTCCAATATTATGTGGCTGCATTGTACATAGCTCAACAACCAACACTGACTCCAGCAAACACTTCCTCGCTCTCCTTTCCTGTTCCCCATTACCCcggtccccccccacccccaatccTGAATACAGGAAGTCTGATGGCTGACTCTACACAGGAAATTCTACAGAGGAGTTTGGGCCAGGAATATAAAACCATCTGTGTGTGCGCAAGTGTACCCATATGAGTAGGAGTGTGTGAAAGAGTGTAAAACTGCCACTCTTCCTCCTGCTCATATATTCAAGTAATTTGTTAGATTGCATGTGTGTCCACTGTATCATACGCATTACACACACTACAAAATGTTCTGGTTGAAGTACTCTGGAAAAGAGAATCCAATAACAGTCTAAACAAGCAAGACACCAGCCACATGTACAGTCACCATGAACAGAGCCTCTCCAAGAACAGAGTGTAATAAGCATTACAGCCACCCCACAGGGTAAGTGTCTTAGCTATGATAAGACAGTAACACAAAAGGATTAAAGGCTAAACTTGATCTTACTAGCGAAGGCCAAACCTAAATTAATACAAAGGTTCAGTAAATGAGCTGAGGCGAGGCTTAAACTCCACACGCCTGTAGATGAAACTGACATGACGACTCAGCAGTAGCCTACCTTTTACACAGAACACTCAAACCACTTACTACCAATTACTATCCCAAACAGTGTTAGTTACCCTTACTCCACCCTGCATCTTTGTGGTTGGGTGTTTCTGTGAGAGAGTAagtggcaggcagagagagagggagagaaggaaagatggaCAGGTAAACTAAATTAATCTTAATTTGATGCCTATTTAAATGGACAATAAAAGAATGCACATATCCAACCTCAACCATCGCCATGGAACTGTCCAAGTGATTTCTGGTCTAAGATTGTGAAATCCTTAGACCATGCTGAATTCCAAGCGCCCAGTTTAATCCTTAATCCAAGCCGGACGCTGAGAGGATTAGTTTGGGTTAGTCAAGGTCAGGTTTAGTTTTGGATAGAGGTGTGGTTTGGGTAACAAATCTGATAAATGAAGGCAGTCTATTACATTTTatggattctttttttttttactagccAACACATTCACTAACATAGacacatacacaaaacacacatacacctctcatcccagacattttcctccaaacacacaaATCCCGAAACTCAATCCCTGCCAGTGCCACCTCTTGATCCAGGTGTAGACTGCAGTAGATCtatatttgtgatgtttatgtttttctgtgtgtgtaccCCTTTCTTCACCAGTGTTAGTGAGCAGCTGATTGGATCATTAGCTATTATTAATCCTCTACAGAGGCGACTGGCACACAAAGGACAGATTGTAAAAATGACCCCACAAGGCTGCGTTTCCATAGAGCTGTTCCCACACACTCAGCAGGCCAGCGCATGAGCAGCAAGTCACActcttacacacaaacacacgaagCCATACTCTATGGACCTTCTGCAAACCATACAATATTTCTTGACCATCCTGCTGTAACCTACTGTAAGTCTTACTCCACTGTAACTTTGTAATATTTACAAGACACGGTTAGCCTTCTTTTGAAAGATCTCCCTAAAAAGGGTTTGAATTACACATTATAGTAATAATGTAGTCAGTGAAGAGATCAATTCAATGATACCATGAGGTCATCACCGTGAGACAGTGGCCTTGCACTGTTGTGTATGTGGAGCTCTGTCAAATACATTCTGCACTGCACAAGCAGGGCCATGCTGTCGGTTTTGACAATGGTGGCAAAAGTTACATTCTGGGTAGGGGTGATGGGGACTGGTCCCCTGCATGAATAAACTAACACAGATTATAAAGGAAGGACTATgtggagagatgtagagaaaCCCATAGACAGATTGACAGACACCCAGCGGTGTGAAAAAAAGCATTTGGAGTACTTTGGATTAGAGATTACGGGATTATCGTCAAAGACACAGACATACATGGACGACATAGGCAATGGCGAACAACTCCAAAACAGCGCATTTGCGCAGCGTTTAGGATGCTCCACTGAGTTGGAACATGGCCTCAAAGTTTGCCACCCAGTAAACTGACTCTTGAGCCAGTGTTTGTGGATGTTTTCTCCTCTGTGTCACCAAAAAATAAAAGTAGGATGTATTATCAGTcacgattttttttttaaatgacatgacTCTTTCAATTTGAACAAAACCAAGCCTAGTTAAAAACGTTTAGTAGCCTACCAGAACATCTACTTATGAGCACTGGCTCACTGTCACTTTGCCACATAGCGGAAGAGTGTGAGAAAGCCGAAAATAACACTGTAAACTGTAAATTACGCTATGGATGCAACCCCCACCCCATTAGAAAATTAAAGGGAAATTCTTACAAATTGCTGTTGTTACGTACATGTCCATAGGACCCGACGTTTCAATCGCCGCTATTCCGACCGGAGCACGAGAGTCCGATGTTTCGATGTGagaataaaaaggtagtaaaaaGGTAGGCCTAACCTATTTCAGCATGGGCGCTGTCCTGCTATCCTTACTCCGACTCCCAAcaattttttcactttgtcactgtcactctctcccatctcctcctccccctcttctcctggaGACGCCTCGGGGCTTAAACCCCTCCCCTAGTAAGGGGTGTGGCGTTCGGGGTAAACGGAAAAAGCGCGTCGGTTTGTGACTATAAATTTCCCGTTATATCTCGGGAATAGGAAGGGGAGCTGAAAATAAGTTCTCCATAAACATCGACGACGTTTCAGGATTTGCTTGCAGTGTTCTGGAGCCATCAAGCGTCGCACATACCCATCTGCACTAGGGGCCAATAGAAACAGCTTCTGGCACATAtttatttccttctctctcacacacacacacacacacagaaacacaatgtTTAATACAAGGTTGTATGGGCCATGTGTGAATATGCTATAGCCTTAATGTGCGTCTGTGCATTAAGGCACTACCTCTTTTACTTCTCAAGTGCAGGCCGAACACCTGGGTTATGTAAGCGTTTTGTGCAGGGAGGGGTGGAAAAGTCAGCCAGTCTCTGGGCGTGGGTATAGTTCTTCCTATACTGAATTATTCAAAGGTCTGATTAATATACTCTTCCAAAGCATAAACTAGGACATCGAAGTTTGTGATGTTTCCATGACAACAGTATGTGGTCTCTGGTGCTAAATATAGAACCGTTTCACATATTTTTTTCTTACACCAACATGGTGGTTCACACAGAGATCCCATTAA
This window encodes:
- the LOC112263730 gene encoding rho family-interacting cell polarization regulator 1 isoform X7; the protein is MFTGSTKNPTPKIPQPERLDEVYSALRRGLQSFLQVHQLELDSLGQQIRESKRNGRLGSLYELDKQVKAIERFMRRLEFHLSKVEELYDAYCMQRRLRDGASKMVAAFNSATGSKEARESLNEANRGYREYTEHMCSLESELENQMGEFHIKMKGLVGYARLCAGDQYEVLMRYGRQRWRMKGRVEVSSKQVWDSEDNVFLPLITELLSIKVTELKSLANHVVVGSVSCETLDLFCPLPQTVAVDINDLGTVKLNLEVNWSPFDKDDQTSSSSTVSKRFLSNQSPPDTPSMREQVFYSLLRRPGELENGTVWSNSSESSDDSSSPAMGHTHRMMATHSLQTTPTIQISFNPRQSSVSTPSLSSNHEEGEPGTTKGFGETDSVKCTLLNGHLKCSRSLSHISERAIDCASTNRLSDQSVESSEMPEPLPRLDLEGSYVASHCSNQDMHEALVLPESGGPESCVSTPVDQGDAHPASTLQAEKPGAGVEPLPTDRVLGEGLREEKSSTEHNHRLQSTQPQELTLPEETVTGRSHSRSSSFTQEVETALESFDFLNCSDLDDDEEEEKEEDDQESDEKEDKTRDPADSDECEDDVIEIIVEAPEGFRNEDCPPLDADCSSEVMIMIMSVCMYK
- the LOC112263730 gene encoding rho family-interacting cell polarization regulator 1 isoform X5 translates to MFTGSTKNPTPKIPQPERLDEVYSALRRGLQSFLQVHQLELDSLGQQIRESKRNGRLGSLYELDKQVKAIERFMRRLEFHLSKVEELYDAYCMQRRLRDGASKMVAAFNSATGSKEARESLNEANRGYREYTEHMCSLESELENQMGEFHIKMKGLVGYARLCAGDQYEVLMRYGRQRWRMKGRVEVSSKQVWDSEDNVFLPLITELLSIKVTELKSLANHVVVGSVSCETLDLFCPLPQTVAVDINDLGTVKLNLEVNWSPFDKDDQTSSSSTVSKRFLSNQSPPDTPSMREQVFYSLLRRPGELENGTVWSNSSESSDDSSSPAMGHTHRMMATHSLQTTPTIQISFNPRQSSVSTPSLSSNHEEGEPGTTKGFGETDSVKCTLLNGHLKCSRSLSHISERAIDCASTNRLSDQSVESSEMPEPLPRLDLEGSYVASHCSNQDMHEALVLPESGGPESCVSTPVDQGDAHPASTLQAEKPGAGVEPLPTDRVLGEGLREEKSSTEHNHRLQSTQPQELTLPEETVTGRSHSRSSSFTQEVETALESFDFLNCSDLDDDEEEEKEEDDQESDEKEDKTRDPADRSAFSSLMYQALTELILPSSVWKAECSDECEDDVIEIIVEAPEGFRNEDCPPLDADCSSEFACKIYVGGE
- the LOC112263730 gene encoding rho family-interacting cell polarization regulator 1 isoform X4 is translated as MFTGSTKNPTPKIPQPERLDEVYSALRRGLQSFLQVHQLELDSLGQQIRESKRNGRLGSLYELDKQVKAIERFMRRLEFHLSKVEELYDAYCMQRRLRDGASKMVAAFNSATGSKEARESLNEANRGYREYTEHMCSLESELENQMGEFHIKMKGLVGYARLCAGDQYEVLMRYGRQRWRMKGRVEVSSKQVWDSEDNVFLPLITELLSIKVTELKSLANHVVVGSVSCETLDLFCPLPQTVAVDINDLGTVKLNLEVNWSPFDKDDQTSSSSTVSKRFLSNQSPPDTPSMREQVFYSLLRRPGELENGTVWSNSSESSDDSSSPAMGHTHRMMATHSLQTTPTIQISFNPRQSSVSTPSLSSNHEEGEPGTTKGFGETDSVKCTLLNGHLKCSRSLSHISERAIDCASTNRLSDQSVESSEMPEPLPRLDLEGSYVASHCSNQDMHEALVLPESGGPESCVSTPVDQGDAHPASTLQAEKPGAGVEPLPTDRVLGEGLREEKSSTEHNHRLQSTQPQELTLPEETVTGRSHSRSSSFTQEVETALESFDFLNCSDLDDDEEEEKEEDDQESDEKEDKTRDPADSDECEDDVIEIIVEAPEGFRNEDCPPLDADCSSEEESSEQLQASSETRDEQEEEKEKVEDKKEEEQVTEEDIPARQEHGDEASCDEEPRSTPSIMATTVL
- the LOC112263730 gene encoding rho family-interacting cell polarization regulator 1 isoform X3 — protein: MFTGSTKNPTPKIPQPERLDEVYSALRRGLQSFLQVHQLELDSLGQQIRESKRNGRLGSLYELDKQVKAIERFMRRLEFHLSKVEELYDAYCMQRRLRDGASKMVAAFNSATGSKEARESLNEANRGYREYTEHMCSLESELENQMGEFHIKMKGLVGYARLCAGDQYEVLMRYGRQRWRMKGRVEVSSKQVWDSEDNVFLPLITELLSIKVTELKSLANHVVVGSVSCETLDLFCPLPQTVAVDINDLGTVKLNLEVNWSPFDKDDQTSSSSTVSKRFLSNQSPPDTPSMREQVFYSLLRRPGELENGTVWSNSSESSDDSSSPAMGHTHRMMATHSLQTTPTIQISFNPRQSSVSTPSLSSNHEEGEPGTTKGFGETDSVKCTLLNGHLKCSRSLSHISERAIDCASTNRLSDQSVESSEMPEPLPRLDLEGSYVASHCSNQDMHEALVLPESGGPESCVSTPVDQGDAHPASTLQAEKPGAGVEPLPTDRVLGEGLREEKSSTEHNHRLQSTQPQELTLPEETVTGRSHSRSSSFTQEVETALESFDFLNCSDLDDDEEEEKEEDDQESDEKEDKTRDPADSSDECEDDVIEIIVEAPEGFRNEDCPPLDADCSSEEESSEQLQASSETRDEQEEEKEKVEDKKEEEQVTEEDIPARQEHGDEASCDEEPRSTPSIMATTVL